Below is a window of Lytechinus variegatus isolate NC3 chromosome 4, Lvar_3.0, whole genome shotgun sequence DNA.
cacatatatggtaattagtgcattatgctaattatgctaataaCCACAATTAGATtggtaagaagggaaaaaataatgtcataaatgaattcctcgccataGAAAACAAGCATAGGGTATCTGcattaatcatgttttcagatattctcgatatgaaatgacaaagaaatatatatttttatatgtattacacatatacatgtatatgtgttaattagtgcattatgctaattatgttAATTACAGCAATTACATtggttgaaattgaaaaatgatgtcataaatgaattcctcgctataGAAAACCCTAAAAAAAGATGCATTATCTACATATTGGGTATTTTTTggatagacatccacaaatacgtatatattacacttatgctaattagctcattatgctaattaggctgattacGATAATTGCATAACTTAGATATTTAAATTATTGCTATAATCGATTTCTTGTCACAGGACCTCTTagtaaaatgacattatttatattttttaatccttctggtttaagagaagtagcacattacatattatattatgctaattagatgattatgctaattaggctaatcaaaaaaatgctcaaggttgccaaggtggcaaccaagctgaatttacttcaatacctaTCTAGAACGCAAATCAACAACAAACCTTGTACTTCACAACTTTTCCAGGTATGAAAAATATCTACTGGACTAATAACatatacccccattatggccaaagttcattgacctttcaccttggtcatgtgacctaaaatgcgcacaggatgttcagtgatacgtgattactcttatgtcgaagttttatgaactagaccaacatactcaaattggcaatgcgacagaggtgtgtgatgtcacttgtgaacaactcttccTTTTACTTATTCACTCAAAATTGcctttttatcacatctatgaGTAGATCATgcgttctttctataggagggcatgtaatacagatttttaaagaatacatcaagGATAAAGATTTagtatcaccacaagaaaaagcagaaagagacattttgaggtattttatagtccatcaaagggaaagttgttcacatgtgacatcacacatccttgtcggattgccaattggaggaactccgtagcattagtgattgcaatattcaaatgctcataattttctcaatatttgtctgattttgctcaaactttcgttgttcttattctttgatttttttcagtttcgAAACAggcctacttattccaaaggtttcattcccctttcaggtcaaggccaaggcttgaaagTCTTAGGCCATTGCTGTGAAGAAGCATGcttcaaggccaaggccgatTATCAACGCACTACAACACTGGCTGAATTATGCTGATTTTCTTTGCCAAATGATATTTCTGTTTATTATTAACCAGTAATGCTAATTGtcaatattctgaaatgttTGTTCATTGACCTCTGCCAGCTCTTGACGGTCAATGCTTAAGACTTATGATACACGAAATCTGTCTAGAATATCAGGGTAGTCAATACCAAGTAACCCTTTTTGTACTAGAAccatattcattattatgaacAAATTATGCAAAACTTCAAGTGTATGATATTTCAAGGTCGTGAACATTCAAGTCATTTACCTCTAAAGGTTAGCAGAGGTCAAATCTAAAAATTTAcatctcaattttaaaatggaaattatcattattgacaaGATATAGCAAAAgtgaaaagttattttttttattttaaagtgcTAGGATCAGATCAGTGTGTGTACTACTACGATTAATCATGAAAGATTCTCACGATTGcagccattttcatttttttggcaaaTTAGACGTCTTTCTACCACTTGGATTTTATAGACTGGTACTTTTGGGGACTTCATGGAAATGCATTGTGCTGAAATTAATTGTACTGCAATATTCTAAACGTATATTGACCTTTGCCAGCTCTCCAGGGTCAAAGATCAAACATTTTAATACACACCAATTATCTCTAGAATATAAAGATACCATAACAATCACTATTAAATAGCTATTTTTCAACAAAACCATGTTTATCATGTAATAATGATGCAAAGGCaccaatattttgatattacacacaaaaaatgagaaCTTGCATGTGTTAGTAATCACACTCAAATGTCCAAGTATTTTTGACACTATAGTGACACACATGGATGAGTGTTTTCACTCAATGAAGTTACTTTGAAAACGCACCTAGTGGAGTATTTTTGATTTGACACTATAGTGACATACCAAATGAGTTTATTTAATTAACTCAATTAATTGAGTAACTTAACTAAATGTTTTGAGTGCATTACATAAGCTCATTTAGTGAGTAACGCTTACAAACTCAGAGAGTCAGTAAGTTAACGTTGCACAAACTCATCACAAGCGAGTTCTACTCACATCACTGCATCCATTCACTCAAACCACTACATTGCATTACTCACATCAGTGCATCACCTTACTCAAACTGTGTAGACTACTGACAAAGTAATGGGAAATCCATGGACCAACATTGGTTTCTTGCTATATGAATATCACCAACATGCATTATATATGGATTTTTTATGCCGAGTAATATGctgagtaaaaaaataaacaatgtttaTATGGTTTTTCCATTCGTTGGTCAGTGGTGCTCACAGTGTCATTTGCTCATTGAATTCCAACATATTCAATACATGCAGAGATTGGTTTGATTTCTGAGTTTAGAAAAGAGgtttaatattcatgaacatgAAAATATGGCAAACAGAACAATCAAGATAGGCATCAGAAGTGTATAAATGCTCTACTGGcatcattcattttcaatttctctttCATGGCTCTTCCATGTGAAATTTTTTCTTACAAACAAACCAGTAACAAAAACGTGATCTAAAACTTATGTTAAATAATTACCAAACATAGAGCTCCAACATAATTTATCGTGATATCAACATAACACTTTTTTACCGAGTTATATTACATTAATGTAATGCAAACAAATTGATTATTTTCGTTCAAATTTGCCGGATACTATTTCAAGTTTccttgattttcaagttctatatttatgattgtatttTTCCATTATGCTCATTCAGTAATTCAAGAATTACATTCCATGATGGAGACACAAGCAATTTCGAACCTaacaatgataaacataatgtGTAAAGTAgacaccatcatcgtcatcactatcacTTTGGTCATCAACAGCGTCAGTCATCAGCATcgtaatcaccatcatcaacatcgtcatcatcatcattaatgtcATCagcaccatcttcatcattgtcatcaacaccatcaccacAATTATCTCAATCCTatccataatcatcatcatcgtggtaatgatgatgatggtggtggataTGACGAGTGACGTGAAGCTGACGAGGACTGTGATAGAGATTACAATTACGATAGTGTTAACtttatgcattttttcattgttaGGTTTGAAATGCTTGTCTCCATCATGGaatgtaaaatttgaatttgggAATGATTATAATGGTAAATACCATCATAAATATAGAACTTGAAAATGGAGACCTCAAATTTTTATCCAgttaatttgaacaaaaacaagattgtttgccaaaatattaacatttgaCAGCCCCGAGCTAATCTGGGGGAATGTGATTGCCAAATGACTACCATGAATCGAAATATACTAAATTTAATGCACaatatgtgaaattaaataGCAAAGTCGCCAAATTGAACTTTTGATTTACAGATCCCCATATTTTAAAGGCAAAAATTCAAGCgaaaatttttaatttgaatggGTCAAATTTGGCGGGGAAACTAATATGTGATCCCAAACAGATTTTTGGAACGCTTCACAATATAAGCCACAATTGAAAATGCACCATGCCTCAGGAAGATCCGTTGGCACAGCGACATGAATTGTTCATACctgacggaatgtccttcatcCCTTTGTTCAATATATGGATACACTAATGGGCATTTGCCCTTCTTAGAAGATATCTATGGCAGATCTCACTCTGGCATAATgtccattttgtccaatttgTTGACATGCCTACTTGAGTTGATTGATGAGCTTTATAATAGTCGGTCATAGAAGCTTCAACTTTTTAAGTCAAACATCGTAACCTCCAAGAAAGACGGTGTCTTTTGCGACTTGAATTTCTTCACATAATTATGATCGAATATCCATCATTGGCACATTTCACTTAGATGTGTGGATGCATCATTGGTTTGAGCAGCTTGAACTTGCTCTGGATCAGACTGAAATACAAGCAAATATATGAAACATTGTTATCGTAATATGATTGGTACATTTAACCCGTaacttaaaataaatttcagACATCCGAAAGGAACCACATGCCTCCTGCAATTTGTACAAGATTCTTGGTTAGCTCAGGATAAGGAATTGGAAAAGCAAattgttagaaatgaaattaagaagAGCGTTTTCCATCTGTTACTACAAAATATTCATCAGCAAGGAGGCTGATCCATCCCATGAGCCATCTAAAGAACTTTTTGCCATAAGAAAcacaaatatttattcattttacataGACTCTGAAAATCAATCATTCTGAAGGCTGATCATTAGAAATGAGGTTACactgtacatgaacatgtatatatttcaatgaGAGAGCATTTTTCTGTAGGTGATCTAAAGGTCTGGACACTGATTATGAAAGGAACATGGATAATATAATGATCTCTTATCTAATAACTagttttaaatatttaaatcttTAAAGGGATGCACAtctattttgaaatatcaaaaccaCACCCCTCAAACATGAGAAGATATATTCCatgatgaagtttttttttaagaatgtcAAAGTTCAAGGAATGAAAGATCATAAGATATATAAAGTTTTTGAAGAGCAAAGcagaaataacaaagtaatgACTGACCTGATTTTCTTGAACCATGAATACAGACAAGCTCTCTTTCAGAATACCTGGCATAACCATCAGTGCTGCTGTCtgatattctgaaaaaaaattaggaaagAAGTTGCATTatgtttctttttctattttcaaagcAATACATCTGATTATGAAGatataaatttcataaaacattggAGAGTACTCACCCCCCATTTTAACAATTCTATAGATATATGAAACAGAATTTAATAACGTTTTAATAGTCATTGCAaggtaagaataaaaaaatactcaacAAACAGCACATTTagcaaaatcattatttaaacTCTGGCCTCTGGCTTCAAAAAATTATCACTTATCTTACGTTTACCTCTCTCCTCCCAAAACTGAGAAATAAATGTCCCTGGTTAGTGGGAGGTTGTGGGTGTGGGCTTGGGGAGGATATTACAGTCAGGGGCAGAGTAGAACcagggggggggcttcagccccccccccccacttttttccaaaaccgtgtacaaaaatgtaaaaatgaccatatgattgtgatttttagcatggtctgcccccccccccactttgaaaaccgttctgcggcccctgacAGTAACCTGCAAACTAACTTCCCCTGTGGAAAATGCTGCAAAATTTGGTAGCACAATTACCTATTACAGATGTTTTCTTGGACTTGTTTAACACAAATGGGGCCAAATCTTCCAGCTTGCTGGAGAATGTTGTACAGCAATCAGATGCAGCTACACCTGTCACCCTTGTCATCTCCTGCAAAAACTGAATAGAGCAtgcaaaaatattacaaaaaatatacttGGAATATTTACCaactatgaaatattcaataagTTAAGATAAAATAGTAAATCAATTTCTGGCAATAATTGCAAAGGAAATACCATCTTGCACCATATCTTAAACTTACGGCATCGTACATTTTTAGGGACATGTTTGTGTTTAGGGTCATCTACGATACTTACAGAAGTTGATTTGGTTTAGTTCTGGGGTGGTAATAAAGGAttttagtggggggggggtaatttggATACCTAGCAACCAGAGGTGTTGAAGGATTGTGCCAAGTTTTATGCTTTTATCGTTTTCTGAACAATAGTTGCTGTATTTTGCACCCCTCGCCTCGGTTAGACAAAGTATGGGAGGCTGAGTGTCAAAGCACTGTATTGACTCAGATTTCTATCAATAATGATGTCAATAAAAAGCTCTCACAGCTACATCATACATGCAAacacatcattatcatgatcatcaccgacattatcattatcaccaccatcgtcatggtcattaccattatcattaccgatattatcatcatcatcctcattcaTGCATGCCGATGATGCCGACTTAGCCCTAGGCTAAGACTTAGATCAGTATAATTGATAACACAAAGTTACTCGAGTGGGACTAATACAAAAAAGTTTAGGAAGGAAACACGAACCAAACTATGCCCATCAATATGTCTTCTGTTTTAGCCAATTTTACTATAATGCCgttaatattaataacaacagCAGATTTAAGTAAAAATTCCATATAAAAAGGTTAACATAAAACAAACTTACCGGTGAAGACTGAATAATTTTAGTAGTCAAACTCTGACTCCATCGCATGCATGCAGCTGCGCCGCGCCGCACAAAGTTTCGTGAATAAAATTACTCAATGAAAACTCAGTGATGCGTTTCACGTGTGATGTTGGCCGTTAAACTAATTTTCGTAGATAATTTTACTCACTGGACAAGTAAACTGCATCGAAGAGCGAGATAACCTGTCAATGAGTAAATGCcaaatttttaattgaaaacTCAGTGATGCGTTTAGACGTGTGGATTTACTCATTTAACATGATTTTCATCGTTAACTCAGCTTCCTTACTCACTTTTTTCTTCATCGGTTGAGAATACTCGTTTAAGTGATCTTATTTATTTGACATTGAGTGAAATTAAACTCATCAATGCGGTAACGTATGTGATGCTTGCCGCATACTCATCTTTGGGTGTAAAAATACACCTTGTACAAGTGCATTTTACCCGCCTGTGTGAGTTTCTAAGGGCTTTACTCGAAACATCGAGTTCCGATTTTTTGTGTGTAGGAGTTTGGTGACTGAGATCAATACGTGTGATATCAAGACGCTCAATCTCGAACAATAGTAGCAACAGATGATGAAAAAACCTAAATGCGTCATCATCCACTACACGCTTTTCTACCTTCAGCGGAATAGATTCGAGCTGGAAGACTTGccccttcttattttacatcgatAGTATACTCATGAATGTTAATGAGTGTAATGGACAGAATatttcatgaggtgaaagatgaaatgatcaatTCACCAAGGCGTAACCGAGTTtaatttatcattcatttcaccCTTCAccaaatgaagtattctgtccattgtaCGAATGATAATATGTttaattatttggtttatatgacacctacaaatagattttttaatatgaaatttatgaatttcgatgcaaaatatGCTCTGTCTGTTAATTGTCGCGTACATACAACATGCgcgcgtgcaatggacaaaatcatatggatctaaaattgcacggttgatgacgtcattgtcaaatgggctgaatgattgaaatcaaacaaccaatcaaatgacaaggatctatcaAGGTGTCATATAACCTTTGCTAAACTTTATGTTGCATACAGAATGAAAGACTGGTCATTTCGTATAATGACCAGTACTGCATAGCTGCATAGTCAACCTTGTATAAGTAGAAATGTGTACATAAATTGCACATTAAACAGATGTGAATATGGACAGATGGAAGGTAaaattaaatcatgattatcagaATGATCATCCCTTGTGGCTGTACTAATTGGGgcaaatttttatttaatttccgtTAAGAAACTGAGAAGGTGGAAAGGATACCTTTGCAGATGGTGCTAATGATGACAACGTTGAATAGAATTCTTCATGAAGTGAGGGACTGGTGTTTCCATATTTATCACCGAGACGGAGTTCCCTGAGATTAGGCATCTTACAAATGAACTGAGCGAGATCACGTGATGCGGACTGACGTTGACTGAGATCAATGTACTTTATCTCAAGATGCTCAATCTGGAATAATAGTACATgatgaagaaacaaaaatacGTCATCAGACAAGGGCTTGAATGAGccattatacaaatataccaggctttgaatgaaaatagtgggaattatttgtccgatttgcTATTTTTAGCAAAAACCAATTTTGCAAGTAAAAGCAAGGGTGAATAATCCCTTCTATTCTTTTAAATAAAGCcttggtatatttgttttatattctactttttatttaatttagaAAGATAGATCTTGGTAAACTAGTTCTTGTACTCttaattcatcaattttaatCTGAACCCGAAGCCACGCACTCACTGTATCACTGATTAAAACCTGCGCCGTCCTTTCACGGGACTTGCCTTGTCTAGACACCATGCTGACTGGTGTGTCGGACCATGGTAGCACAGATTGCACGATCTGCGACGTCATTGACGGAATAGTGCAccattccatcattgacgtcacagaaTAGTATATATCCTTCAGTggccattattttattttcaacatcacTGTAAAATAGCACGACTATGTTTGGTCGCATGATGCTATTTAGACCGATCAGCAAACTGGATTTAATTTGAAGGATATCGTACACAATATTCTACATTTGTGTGGAATGCAGGGAATTGGAAGAGTTGTTTTTATATGTGAAGATAGCCATTGTTATAAGGATTTCAACTTGTCAATCAAGTATACGCTTGAGAGAACACAATGAACAGATGCCAATATGGAAGGTAAAATTAAATCAAGATTAGTGCGGAAGATGTTGATCATCGTGGTAGTAAAGAAATCGCCGCACATGCTGTAGGATTAGATATGTTGCCTCACGATAAAGTAAACTATAATTGCCATGTCTCGACTGCACCTAGTCTTCGTCAGGCAATGTAAAATGTCGCAGATTGGTTGTTATAATGGTACTGTATATTATTAGTGGCCCGGGgaggggcagtcaaatgtattgctatacacatgcgtgaccaaatcaTTTCCacacaccccctaaacgagttaTTCTGTGTGCAAAAAACACTCTAAACAAGGTTTTCGCGGGCCTTACACATTTTGTGGCCCTAAACAAGTTGCCGCCAGAATATGACTCCTATTCAAGTTTGTACAATCGGGAATTATTTGCAGTATTATCCTAACAGTAAAACAACAGTAAATACATTATATTGTCAATATTCTGAAATGgtagttcattgacctctgcCAGCTCTTGATGGTCAATGGTTCAGACTTATGATACACCGAATCTGTCTAGAATATCAGGGTACCTTGAAAGTCAATAccaaataaccttttttttgtacTAAAAccatatttattattatgacaAATGATGCAAAACTTCAATTGTATGATATTTCAAGGTCGTGAACATTCAGGTCATTTACCTCTAAAGCTTAGCAGAGgtcaaatctgaaaatttacatctcaattttaaaatggATATTATGACAAGATATAGCAATAGTGAAAGGTTAATGCTTAAATCATGTTTTTTCAAGTGCTAGGATCAGATCAGTGTTTGTACTATTTCGATTAATCATGAAAGATTCTCACGATGGCagccattttcatttattttgggggcaaatCAGACGTCTTTCTACCACTTGGATTTTATAGACTGGTACTATTGGGGACTTCATGGAAATGCATTGTGCAGAAATTATTGTACTGCAATATTctaaaagtttattgaccttttcCAGCTCTTCAGGATCAAAGGTCAAGATCGTAATACACACCAATTATCT
It encodes the following:
- the LOC121412720 gene encoding uncharacterized protein LOC121412720, which gives rise to MRWSQSLTTKIIQSSPFLQEMTRVTGVAASDCCTTFSSKLEDLAPFVLNKSKKTSVIEYQTAALMVMPGILKESLSVFMVQENQSDPEQVQAAQTNDASTHLSEMCQ
- the LOC121412721 gene encoding uncharacterized protein LOC121412721, whose amino-acid sequence is MPHLRDLCLGQEYGNTSPSLHEEFYSTLSLLAPSAKIEHLEIKYIDLSQRQSASRDLAQFICKMPNLRELRLGDKYGNTSPSLHEEFYSTLSSLAPSAKVSFPPSQFLNGN